A single window of Priestia filamentosa DNA harbors:
- a CDS encoding SpoIIIAH-like family protein, with protein sequence MLLKKQTVWLLTMLSLVVVLSVYYITSPSPQSDNVAFTDKEESKEKESAKQTDKETEQKAASTTEKNGETVVSTVENEDQFLAMRMQITDERSKEIEKLEDVVASNEASVEEKSEAKDKVEELSKLNEKEQTIETLIKEKGYDDALVRAEDNGVRIVVKSKEDSKKQANEIMNIVTQEIGAKKVAVEFEPVK encoded by the coding sequence ATGTTGCTGAAAAAACAAACCGTTTGGTTATTAACAATGCTTAGCTTAGTTGTTGTTTTATCTGTTTATTATATTACGTCTCCAAGCCCACAGAGTGATAACGTCGCTTTTACAGATAAAGAAGAAAGTAAAGAAAAAGAAAGTGCAAAGCAAACGGATAAAGAAACAGAGCAAAAGGCAGCTTCAACAACAGAGAAAAACGGTGAAACAGTTGTCTCAACCGTGGAAAACGAAGACCAATTTTTGGCGATGCGCATGCAAATTACAGACGAGAGAAGTAAAGAAATTGAGAAACTTGAGGACGTTGTTGCATCAAATGAGGCTTCAGTAGAAGAGAAAAGTGAAGCAAAAGACAAAGTAGAAGAACTTTCAAAACTCAATGAAAAAGAGCAAACAATTGAAACATTAATCAAAGAAAAAGGGTATGATGATGCCCTTGTACGCGCTGAAGATAATGGGGTACGTATCGTTGTGAAATCAAAAGAAGATAGCAAAAAACAAGCAAATGAAATTATGAATATCGTGACGCAAGAAATTGGAGCTAAGAAAGTAGCGGTAGAATTTGAGCCTGTTAAATAA